TTGTTGGTTAGGACGGCGCTGTTGGTTTTTATTACCCCCTCCTTGTTGTGGACGATTAGGTCCTTCTCCTTGTTTTGAGCTGCGTTGTTGTGGATTGTTGGACTGCTGCTGACGACTTTGTTGTTGCGGCTTTCCACCTCCTTGCTGTTGACGTTCCTGAACTGGTTGTTGCTCACGAGCCTCCTGACGAGGAGCGTTTGAATCACCTTTTGATTTTTTCTTTTTCTTCTTTTTCTTATTTTTCTCGTCGAGACGAGTTAATGAATCTTGCCCAACAACATTTTCAAAGTCAAATGCAACATCTTTTACTCCTGTTGTTGTAGTGGTATATTCAACTGCTTTAAGGTCAACAGACTTTTGGCCTTTGGCGTTTGAGGCTAAAATTTCTTTTACCTTACCAACTTCCAATGGAATCCAGTCAGTTACACCCTCATAGCTAAACCACATGATACGTTTAAAAATGTCGGTTTTTTGTAATCGGGCAAATCCTCTCTCGGTTTGTAAGCCAGTTACATTTTCCGGAATATCTTTAAGGGCGTCAATGTAAGTATCAAGTTCATAGTTTAAGCAACATTTTAGCTTACCACATTGACCTGCCAGTTTAAGCGTGTTAAGGGAAAGATTCTGATAGCGGGCTGCAGCTGTTGAAACAGTACGAAAATCTGTAAGCCAGGTTGAGCAGCATAGTTCACGACCGCAGGAGCCGATTCCTCCTAGGCGACTAGCTTCTTGGCGCATACCTATTTGACGCATTTCAATGCGAATTTTAAAGGCCTCGGCCATACGCTTAATTAACTCACGGAAGTCCACACGGTCATCAGCCGTATAGTAAAAAGTGGCTTTGGTTTTATCGCCTTGATAATCAACATCACTTAGCTTCATTTTAAGGCCGAGTTCAAGGGCCAAGGTACGAGCCTTGTGCATAGTTTCATACT
Above is a window of Solitalea lacus DNA encoding:
- a CDS encoding PSP1 domain-containing protein, encoding MGCSTCSTGGCTPAGCKSNGSCLTDGGCSKLDVYDWLADMDLPSHYKPFNIVEVKFKGSRKDFYLNPSNFYLEMGEMVAVEGNQGGYDLGHVSLTGELVRMQMKKKGVKDSAEFKKIIRKANQSDIDKWKLAKGLEYETMHKARTLALELGLKMKLSDVDYQGDKTKATFYYTADDRVDFRELIKRMAEAFKIRIEMRQIGMRQEASRLGGIGSCGRELCCSTWLTDFRTVSTAAARYQNLSLNTLKLAGQCGKLKCCLNYELDTYIDALKDIPENVTGLQTERGFARLQKTDIFKRIMWFSYEGVTDWIPLEVGKVKEILASNAKGQKSVDLKAVEYTTTTTGVKDVAFDFENVVGQDSLTRLDEKNKKKKKKKKSKGDSNAPRQEAREQQPVQERQQQGGGKPQQQSRQQQSNNPQQRSSKQGEGPNRPQQGGGNKNQQRRPNQQRNNQKPTNNNNSTKQ